Proteins from a genomic interval of Saccopteryx leptura isolate mSacLep1 chromosome 13, mSacLep1_pri_phased_curated, whole genome shotgun sequence:
- the LOC136384615 gene encoding CDK2-associated and cullin domain-containing protein 1-like has translation MRLSVRAPRRARPELFVNYISGAFIAPAPQTPEKPPPPPRTASRAPDAPASRRPGGLRLSDPGFDAREGWREPRGGRSVQVPGLCRRLPRTRGSVQAAQAAGAAQPDSCQGAGR, from the exons ATGCGCCTGTCAGTCCGGGCGCCGCGCCGCGCTCGGCCCGAGCTGTTTGTAAATTACATTAGCGGCGCCTTTATTGCGCCCGCACCTCAGACGCCGGAAAAgccgccgcccccgccccgaACCGCGAGCCGCGCTCCCGACGCGCCCGCCTCCCGCCGGCCCGGAGGTCTCAGGCTCTCCGACCCGGGATTTGACGCCCGAGAAGGGTGGCGAGAGCCCCGCGGTGGCCGCTCCGTCCAG GTTCCCGGGCTCTGTCGCCGCCTTCCCCGGACCCGCGGATCAGTCCAGGCCGCCCAAGCAGCTGGTGCCGCCCAGCCCGACTCCTGCCAGGGCGCAGGACGGTAG
- the LBX1 gene encoding transcription factor LBX1 — protein MTSKEDGKAAPGEERRRSPLDHLPPPANSNKPLTPFSIEDILNKPSVRRSYSLCGAAHLLAAADKHAPGGLPLAGRALLSQTSPLCALEELASKTFKGLEVSVLQAAEGRDGMTIFGQRQTPKKRRKSRTAFTNHQIYELEKRFLYQKYLSPADRDQIAQQLGLTNAQVITWFQNRRAKLKRDLEEMKADVESAKKLGPSGQMDIVALAELEQNSEAAGGGGGCGRVKSRPGSPALPPGAPQAPGAGPLPLSPASPLTDQPASSQDCTEDEEDEEIDVDD, from the exons ATGACTTCCAAGGAGGACGGCAAGGCGGCACCGGGGGAGGAGCGGCGGCGCAGCCCGCTGGACCACCTGCCGCCGCCCGCCAACTCCAACAAGCCGCTGACGCCGTTCAGCATCGAGGATATCCTCAACAAGCCGTCCGTGCGGAGAAGTTACTCGCTGTGCGGGGCGGCGCACCTGCTGGCGGCCGCGGACAAGCACGCGCCGGGCGGCTTGCCCCTGGCGGGCCGCGCGCTGCTCTCGCAGACCTCGCCGCTGTGCGCGCTGGAGGAACTCGCCAGCAAGACCTTTAAGGGACTGGAGGTCAGCGTCCTGCAGGCAGCCGAAG GCCGAGACGGGATGACCATCTTTGGGCAACGACAGACCCCCAAGAAGCGACGGAAGTCACGCACGGCCTTCACCAACCACCAGATCTACGAGCTGGAGAAGCGCTTCCTCTACCAGAAGTACCTGTCCCCGGCCGACCGCGACCAGATCGCGCAGCAGCTGGGCCTCACCAACGCTCAGGTCATCACCTGGTTCCAGAACCGGCGCGCCAAGCTCAAGCGGGACCTGGAGGAGATGAAGGCCGACGTGGAGTCCGCCAAGAAACTGGGCCCCAGCGGGCAGATGGACATCGTGGCGCTGGCCGAGCTGGAGCAGAACTCGGAGGctgcgggcggcggcggcggctgcggccGAGTCAAGTCGAGGCCCGGCTCCCCGGCGCTCCCTCCCGGCGCTCCGCAGGCCCCGGGCGCCGGGCCCCTGCCGCTCTCGCCCGCCTCCCCGCTCACGGACCAGCCGGCCAGCAGCCAGGACTGCACGGAGGACGAGGAAGACGAAGAAATCGATGTGGACGACTGA